A region of the Acetonema longum DSM 6540 genome:
TGTTGCTGAGGTCCTTTTATTAGGTAAATACGCTGCAGGGTGATATAATGGTTTTGTAGAATAAAGCGAATTGCGATAAGGTGTGATGGACCCCGTGATTCATATTAACGGTCAAAAAAAGGCAGCGAGCCGAGCGCTGCGGCAAGCATTAAATCAACAGCCGGCCACGATCGACAATCCGGAGGATTATTTGACTTCAGCGGTTTTGCTGCCTCTATTGGAGGTGCAGGGAGAAACCTGTATTCTGTTCGAAATCCGTTCTGCCGAACTGGCCCGGCAGCCGGGCGAGATCTGCTTTCCCGGCGGCAGGATCGAGGCTGTCGACCCCTCGCCGGCGGCCGCCGCTCTGAGAGAGACCAGTGAAGAATTGGGCATAGGCCAGGATACGATTGAATTTCTCGGCCCGATGAACTATCTGATTAGTCCCATCGGAGTGATATTGTACCCGTTTGTGGGGTATTTGCGTCAGCCGGAGGACGTGTGCCCCAATCCCCGTGAAGTGGCCCGGACGTTTACTGTGCCGCTGAATTATCTTTTGAACCATCGGCCGGTAATTGGCCAAATGGAACTGGCCAGCCGTCCCCTGCCGGATTTTCCGCTGTATTTGCTTGATCGTTATTCCAACGGATGGAAAAGACGGACCCAATATCCGGTCTGGTTTTACCAATACGAGGACCAGGTGATCTGGGGGTTAACCGCCCGGATACTATATAGTTTTTTAGAGAAAATCAGACTACTGGGGGACCTCTGAAAAAGGCCCATCTGCATCTGCGTCACTTCAGCCTCCTGAGGGCGGGCTCAGTCAGAAAACGCCTCTTTGCGGATTCTAGGCAATAGATATTTTGGCTGTGACTACGGCGAAAAGCGACCGGCTTTCTTCCTGATCTCATGATGCTCCGCATCTTTATAAAATCGATGTACCTTGCAAATGTACAGTCTCACGCGCGTCCTCGCCGCGCTGTGTCAGAATTCGTGACTTTTCGGGAGAGTGGCTATAGCAGATGATCTCTCATAAGCCGAAAAGTCACCTGAATTCTTCACTGGCACGGCAGCGCAGACGTTGCTCTTACCTAGAACTGAATCTTTTTGGACGGTCCCAGATTCGCGGCTAAAGCCTTCCTGGAGGGCTTTTATTTTTTTGCCTGGCCCCTGGCCTAAAGTGACCTGGAATAAGATGCTTATTGCCGCCCATACTAACCACAAATGACTAGAATATCAACAGACAGGATAGAAAGGAAGAAAGCATGGAGCGGAAATATTGGTGGGGATTAGCGGCGGCAGTAGTGATTCTGACGGGAGCGGGTATCTGGGGCAGCGGACATCTTGGCGGTGGTTCAGGGGCTTTACCGGCGCCTGCGCCAAAAGTGCTGCCGCAGCCTTTGGCTACGCCCGAGCAGCAGACCGTACAGCCTCGCCTGATTATCGGCTATTACGAAAACCCTTGGCCGGGCACAGGCGACAGCTCCGGTTCACTGCCTAGTATGAAGGCTTTTGGCAAGGCGATGACAGCAGTAGCGCCCTTTTGGTATAAGATCAGGCCGGACGGAACGCTGGAAAGCAAGTATAGCCAGGTCGTATATGACACAGCCAAACAGATGGGCTTAGCGGTTTATCCGCTGATGATTAATCAAGGTAAAGCTATTGATACTATCCTGGCTGATTCCCGAGGACGGACGAAAGTGATTGACAATATTGTCAAAGAAATAACTGCCAGAAACTATGACGGGGTCAATATTGACTTTGAACAGTTGGCGCCAAAGCACCGTCTGA
Encoded here:
- a CDS encoding NUDIX hydrolase, producing the protein MDPVIHINGQKKAASRALRQALNQQPATIDNPEDYLTSAVLLPLLEVQGETCILFEIRSAELARQPGEICFPGGRIEAVDPSPAAAALRETSEELGIGQDTIEFLGPMNYLISPIGVILYPFVGYLRQPEDVCPNPREVARTFTVPLNYLLNHRPVIGQMELASRPLPDFPLYLLDRYSNGWKRRTQYPVWFYQYEDQVIWGLTARILYSFLEKIRLLGDL